One window of the Asticcacaulis sp. SL142 genome contains the following:
- a CDS encoding tRNA-(ms[2]io[6]A)-hydroxylase, which yields MLPAIHDFLQSETPAAWIDAALANQDILLLDHKNCEYKAATNALNLMAKYCTREVLMNAMSRLAREELVHHEQVMKLMKKRGVALRTLSASRYAAGLRQMVRRTEPGMLTDILVISAFIEARSCERFHALYPHLDDELSKFYKGLLESEGRHFTGYLKLAHLYGDASDIAARITAIRPVEQALIADPDTEFRFHSGPPVMS from the coding sequence ATGCTGCCTGCCATCCATGATTTCCTGCAAAGCGAAACACCAGCCGCCTGGATCGACGCGGCACTTGCCAATCAGGATATCCTGCTGCTCGATCATAAGAACTGCGAATATAAGGCGGCTACCAACGCGCTGAACCTGATGGCCAAGTATTGCACGCGTGAGGTACTGATGAACGCCATGTCACGGCTGGCGCGCGAAGAACTGGTGCATCACGAGCAGGTCATGAAGCTGATGAAAAAGCGCGGCGTGGCGCTTCGTACCCTTTCGGCGTCACGTTACGCCGCTGGCCTGAGGCAAATGGTGCGCCGGACTGAACCCGGCATGTTGACCGATATACTGGTGATCTCAGCCTTTATTGAAGCCCGGTCGTGCGAACGCTTTCATGCGCTATATCCCCATCTGGATGATGAGTTGAGCAAATTTTACAAAGGCTTGCTGGAAAGCGAGGGGCGTCACTTTACCGGCTATCTGAAGCTGGCGCATCTTTATGGTGACGCCAGTGATATTGCCGCCCGCATCACGGCCATCCGCCCGGTGGAGCAGGCCCTGATTGCCGACCCGGACACAGAGTTCCGCTTCCATAGCGGCCCACCGGTTATGAGTTAA
- the arsC gene encoding arsenate reductase (glutaredoxin) (This arsenate reductase requires both glutathione and glutaredoxin to convert arsenate to arsenite, after which the efflux transporter formed by ArsA and ArsB can extrude the arsenite from the cell, providing resistance.), whose protein sequence is MTVTIYHNPDCGTSRNVLAILEAAGYSPVVVEYLQTGWQRDQLLALLAAAGLTPRAALRESKSPAKELGLLDPAVSNDSLLEAMLAHPILVNRPIVVTDKGTKLCRPSEAVLDLIDKFPTGPFYKEDGELLIDAQGNRVA, encoded by the coding sequence ATGACCGTCACGATCTATCATAACCCCGACTGCGGCACGTCGCGCAATGTGCTGGCCATCCTTGAGGCGGCGGGCTATTCGCCTGTGGTGGTCGAGTATCTGCAAACGGGCTGGCAGCGGGATCAGCTTTTAGCCCTGTTGGCGGCGGCGGGCCTGACGCCGCGCGCGGCCCTTCGGGAGAGCAAGTCCCCTGCGAAGGAGCTTGGCCTGCTTGATCCTGCCGTCAGCAACGATTCCCTGCTGGAGGCGATGCTGGCGCACCCCATACTGGTCAACCGCCCGATTGTGGTTACGGATAAGGGCACAAAGCTGTGCCGACCCAGCGAGGCCGTTCTCGATCTGATCGATAAATTCCCGACTGGGCCGTTCTATAAGGAAGACGGCGAGCTTCTGATTGATGCGCAGGGTAACCGTGTCGCCTGA
- a CDS encoding Lrp/AsnC family transcriptional regulator has product MKAVALDSFDYAILDVVQEDNRLALKAIAERVNLSTAAVQRRIRRLEDEGVIAKNIAVIDPNHVGQPITIIVEVTLERTHISELDAMRKRLSVPEVQQCYYVTGDVDFVLVVTVATMDAYEALARKLFYENTNVKMFRSLVALDRVKVGLGVDLSRFKST; this is encoded by the coding sequence ATGAAGGCGGTTGCGCTGGATAGCTTTGACTATGCGATCCTTGATGTCGTGCAGGAGGATAATCGGCTGGCCCTGAAGGCGATTGCCGAGCGCGTGAATTTATCGACAGCGGCGGTTCAGCGACGTATCCGGCGGCTGGAGGACGAAGGCGTTATTGCCAAAAACATAGCGGTGATCGACCCGAACCATGTTGGCCAGCCCATCACCATCATTGTCGAGGTCACTCTGGAGCGCACTCACATCAGTGAACTGGACGCGATGCGCAAACGGCTGTCGGTGCCGGAGGTGCAGCAGTGTTACTATGTGACCGGCGACGTTGATTTCGTTCTGGTGGTTACGGTGGCGACCATGGACGCATATGAGGCGCTGGCGCGTAAGCTGTTTTACGAGAATACCAACGTCAAAATGTTCCGATCTCTGGTCGCGCTGGATCGGGTCAAGGTCGGGCTGGGCGTTGATTTATCAAGGTTCAAATCAACGTAA
- the rplJ gene encoding 50S ribosomal protein L10 produces the protein MDRAQKASSIEELKGIFADSGVVVVTQYSGLTFVEMAELRNRLRKEGAVLKVFKNRLAQKALADGAGEKAEALFKGPVALAYGPDPVTAAKIAAQYAKENDKLKLIGAIMGNDVLNESGVKALATLPSLDELRGKLIGLIQAPATRIAGVLQAPAGQLARVFNAYATKDAA, from the coding sequence ATGGACCGCGCACAAAAAGCCAGTTCGATCGAAGAGCTTAAGGGCATCTTCGCTGACTCAGGCGTCGTGGTTGTGACCCAGTATTCGGGTCTGACCTTTGTGGAAATGGCTGAACTGCGCAACCGTCTTCGTAAAGAAGGCGCTGTGCTTAAGGTGTTTAAGAACCGTCTGGCTCAAAAAGCTCTGGCCGATGGCGCTGGTGAAAAGGCTGAAGCCCTTTTCAAAGGCCCTGTCGCTCTGGCCTATGGTCCCGACCCTGTGACTGCCGCTAAGATCGCCGCCCAATACGCCAAAGAGAATGACAAGCTCAAGCTCATTGGCGCCATCATGGGCAACGATGTTCTGAACGAATCCGGCGTGAAGGCTCTGGCCACACTGCCGTCGCTCGACGAACTTCGTGGCAAGCTTATCGGTCTTATTCAGGCGCCTGCGACCCGTATCGCTGGCGTTCTGCAAGCACCGGCTGGTCAGTTGGCACGCGTTTTCAACGCGTACGCGACCAAAGACGCCGCTTAA
- a CDS encoding ArsR/SmtB family transcription factor → MDKNQSVAAFGALSQETRLDVIRLLIQAGTEGMAAGEIGDRLGVRQNTMSANLSVLAHSGLIRSVREGRSIRYFADFDGIKGLLTFLLRDCCGGRADLCQPLLDEIACGC, encoded by the coding sequence ATGGATAAAAATCAATCGGTCGCGGCCTTTGGGGCGCTCAGTCAGGAAACCCGTCTCGATGTCATACGTTTGCTCATACAGGCGGGCACCGAGGGCATGGCCGCAGGCGAGATCGGTGATCGCCTTGGCGTCAGGCAGAACACCATGTCGGCCAATCTGTCGGTGCTGGCGCACTCAGGCTTGATCAGATCCGTCCGGGAAGGGCGCAGCATCCGCTACTTCGCAGACTTTGACGGTATCAAGGGCTTGCTTACCTTCCTGCTTCGCGATTGTTGCGGCGGTCGTGCCGATCTGTGCCAGCCGCTATTGGATGAGATTGCCTGTGGCTGCTGA
- a CDS encoding helix-turn-helix domain-containing protein, whose product MSRDENFLRGFISLIKQFRMQAGLTIEQLADLAGVHRTTIGLIERGERSPTLAVAQQISNALNVPLHELILEAGSVASGKMSIPELSELHQARTPSASELRNVDQFKRLTGLSGRSLLDAINSCYQTLDVIDEQLQEKDALPIAQLVELANLSSMVGNMLGGGLADHSGGLYQRNKPHTYPDLLPVGEGAVNLELKVALETSKPKGHLPKAGTYITFRYVLADKLGEYSKGKTTRGDTVWIWEVKVGVLTEDDFSISNTAGDSGKTAVIKTDVFNNMALVYYKPNLLPYKRGIGDIYPGHN is encoded by the coding sequence GTGAGTCGGGATGAAAATTTTTTACGCGGCTTCATAAGCTTAATTAAGCAGTTTCGTATGCAGGCTGGCTTAACTATTGAGCAGTTAGCAGACTTGGCGGGAGTACATCGGACGACGATAGGGCTTATCGAACGAGGCGAGCGGAGCCCGACACTAGCTGTTGCACAGCAAATTTCAAACGCGCTGAATGTGCCGTTGCATGAGTTAATCCTTGAGGCCGGTTCTGTGGCGTCAGGAAAAATGTCAATCCCCGAACTCTCAGAACTGCATCAGGCACGAACGCCCAGTGCGAGTGAGTTGCGAAATGTGGATCAATTCAAACGCCTAACTGGCCTGAGTGGTAGATCACTACTTGATGCTATCAATAGCTGCTATCAAACTTTGGACGTGATTGACGAACAATTGCAGGAGAAAGATGCCTTGCCTATCGCTCAGTTGGTCGAGTTGGCAAATCTTTCGTCGATGGTCGGAAACATGCTCGGTGGCGGGTTGGCAGACCATTCTGGCGGTTTGTACCAGCGTAATAAACCGCACACCTATCCCGATTTATTGCCGGTAGGCGAGGGGGCTGTTAATTTAGAATTGAAGGTGGCTCTCGAAACCAGCAAACCAAAGGGGCATCTTCCGAAGGCGGGAACATACATCACTTTTAGATACGTACTGGCAGATAAGCTTGGAGAGTATTCGAAGGGCAAAACTACGAGAGGTGATACGGTTTGGATATGGGAAGTCAAAGTCGGTGTACTAACTGAAGATGATTTTTCGATCAGTAATACCGCAGGTGACTCTGGGAAAACTGCGGTAATCAAGACCGATGTGTTTAACAATATGGCACTCGTTTATTATAAACCGAACTTGCTCCCCTACAAACGTGGTATTGGCGACATTTACCCCGGACATAATTAA
- the rplL gene encoding 50S ribosomal protein L7/L12 gives MSKIEQLVADLSTLTVLEAAELSKALEEAWGVSAAAPVAVAAAGGAAAAPAEAAEEQTEFTVVITDGGDKKINVIKEIRGIRSDLGLKEAKDLVEGAPQTVKENISKQEAAEIKAKLEAAGAKVEVK, from the coding sequence ATGTCTAAGATTGAACAATTGGTCGCCGACCTGTCCACCCTGACCGTTCTCGAAGCTGCTGAACTGTCGAAGGCTCTTGAAGAAGCATGGGGCGTTTCTGCCGCGGCTCCGGTTGCCGTTGCCGCTGCTGGTGGCGCTGCTGCCGCTCCGGCCGAAGCTGCTGAAGAGCAAACCGAGTTCACCGTTGTCATCACCGATGGCGGCGACAAGAAGATCAACGTGATTAAGGAAATCCGTGGCATCCGTTCGGACCTCGGTCTGAAGGAAGCCAAGGACCTGGTCGAAGGCGCGCCGCAAACCGTCAAGGAAAACATCTCCAAGCAAGAAGCCGCTGAAATCAAGGCTAAGCTTGAAGCTGCTGGCGCCAAGGTTGAAGTTAAGTAA
- a CDS encoding flagellin — MSNVTVNTNVGAMAALQSLNRTSRQFREVEDRITTGLKISSAKDNGAVYAIAVMQRSEISSLDVLQRSLERATSVIDVAMGAGETVADVLNEMKTRVISAADTSLNTTSRTAMSDDFLDMIRQIWHAVKNAEFDGTNLIDEGADDMVVPASLSLDTITVQAQNLSLGVDGLWWNMPIASATLPFTTATEAAAFIPAMDIAIERIGLRLSALGTAAKAIEGQSKFLYKLQDAMTEGVGNLVDADMAKESARMTSLQTRQSLGQQSLSIANRAPNMVLALFQAA; from the coding sequence GTGTCAAACGTGACCGTCAACACTAATGTCGGGGCTATGGCGGCTTTGCAGTCGCTGAACCGGACTTCGCGCCAGTTCCGGGAAGTCGAAGACCGCATAACCACTGGACTTAAGATATCGAGCGCCAAGGATAATGGCGCCGTCTATGCCATCGCCGTGATGCAGCGGTCGGAAATTTCCTCACTCGATGTTTTGCAGCGCTCACTTGAGCGGGCAACCTCGGTTATCGATGTCGCCATGGGCGCCGGTGAGACGGTCGCCGATGTGCTCAATGAAATGAAAACGCGGGTAATATCGGCAGCCGACACCTCGCTGAATACGACATCGCGCACCGCTATGTCTGACGACTTTCTGGATATGATCCGCCAGATCTGGCATGCCGTCAAAAACGCTGAATTCGATGGCACCAACCTGATCGATGAAGGCGCTGATGACATGGTCGTGCCGGCCAGCCTTAGTCTGGATACGATTACGGTTCAGGCGCAAAACCTGTCGCTGGGTGTAGACGGGTTGTGGTGGAACATGCCGATTGCGTCCGCGACCCTGCCGTTTACAACCGCGACCGAAGCCGCCGCTTTCATACCGGCCATGGATATCGCCATTGAGCGCATAGGATTGCGGCTGTCAGCTCTGGGGACGGCGGCTAAGGCCATAGAAGGTCAGTCGAAGTTTCTCTATAAGCTTCAGGACGCCATGACGGAGGGTGTTGGCAATCTGGTCGATGCCGATATGGCCAAAGAAAGTGCCCGTATGACGTCTTTGCAGACGCGGCAATCCCTGGGGCAGCAGTCTTTGTCAATTGCCAACCGGGCCCCGAACATGGTGCTGGCCCTGTTTCAGGCCGCTTAA
- a CDS encoding aquaporin, which translates to MRLPVAAETYSFGRKVFAEGLGTGLLLATVVGSGIMAQTLSGGNAAIALLCNAIATGAILIVLITILGPISGAHFNPVVTLVFALRGEVSVKSSLAYIVAQVFAAVLGVWLAHMMFGEGIVQVSQKVRTGMPQWLSEGVATFGLVVTILGAIRFRINFVPVAVGLYIVAAYWFTASTSFANPAVTFARSLTDTFSGIRPDDAPAFMIAQIGGALAAYAVCAWLLKSKEEQ; encoded by the coding sequence ATGAGATTGCCTGTGGCTGCTGAGACCTACAGCTTTGGGCGCAAGGTCTTCGCGGAGGGGCTGGGCACCGGCTTGCTGCTGGCGACGGTCGTGGGGTCGGGCATCATGGCCCAGACCCTTTCGGGAGGTAATGCCGCCATCGCCCTGTTGTGTAATGCCATTGCCACGGGCGCCATCCTGATAGTTCTCATCACCATTCTGGGCCCGATCTCTGGCGCGCATTTCAACCCGGTTGTGACGCTGGTATTCGCTCTGCGGGGGGAAGTCTCTGTAAAGTCCTCGCTGGCCTATATCGTGGCGCAGGTTTTTGCCGCGGTACTTGGTGTCTGGCTGGCGCACATGATGTTCGGTGAGGGCATAGTTCAGGTGTCGCAAAAAGTACGGACAGGTATGCCGCAGTGGCTCTCAGAAGGCGTTGCCACCTTCGGCTTGGTCGTGACCATTCTCGGTGCGATCAGGTTCAGGATCAACTTCGTCCCTGTGGCCGTCGGTCTCTACATAGTCGCCGCCTACTGGTTCACGGCCTCAACGTCGTTTGCCAACCCGGCTGTCACCTTCGCGCGCAGCCTTACCGATACCTTTTCTGGCATTCGCCCCGATGACGCGCCCGCCTTCATGATTGCACAGATCGGCGGCGCGTTGGCCGCTTATGCCGTCTGTGCGTGGCTCCTGAAATCGAAAGAAGAACAATGA
- a CDS encoding DMT family transporter, whose product MRSPTTQGYILALTGALLWGVSGAFMQFLFQDKQVSAEWMVTVRMLISGVLLLSVCSLRRPQKIFAIWRDRENLKRLFLFACLGMISVQYTYFAAIRASNAATATVLQYTGPVMIAAWYAFKEKRWPSPFEALSVALAVGGTFLLVTHGRPSDISISPEALFWGLASAVAFAVYSIQPLKLMRHYPAPIILGWAMLIGGILFSFVHAPWDVVGIWDAQTVIASAFAIIGGTLIAFLVYIQATKLIGARTASLMACAEPLSATLIAVFWLKVPFGVYDWLGAGCIIATLLLLTLRTPSKAAATSPA is encoded by the coding sequence ATGCGTTCCCCGACTACCCAAGGATATATTCTGGCCCTGACCGGCGCTTTATTATGGGGCGTATCCGGCGCGTTTATGCAGTTCCTGTTTCAGGACAAACAGGTAAGCGCCGAATGGATGGTTACGGTACGCATGTTGATATCCGGTGTACTGCTGTTGTCCGTTTGCAGCCTGAGACGGCCGCAGAAAATTTTTGCTATCTGGCGCGACCGGGAAAACCTGAAAAGACTGTTCCTGTTTGCCTGCCTTGGCATGATTTCGGTTCAGTACACCTATTTTGCCGCCATCCGCGCTTCAAACGCCGCGACGGCCACAGTGTTGCAATATACGGGGCCGGTCATGATCGCGGCATGGTATGCCTTTAAGGAAAAGCGCTGGCCCAGCCCATTTGAAGCCTTATCGGTCGCTTTGGCGGTCGGCGGAACCTTCCTGCTGGTCACCCATGGCCGCCCGTCGGATATTTCAATCTCCCCGGAAGCCCTGTTCTGGGGGCTGGCCTCTGCCGTTGCCTTCGCCGTCTATTCAATTCAACCGTTGAAACTCATGCGCCATTACCCCGCCCCGATCATTCTGGGCTGGGCCATGCTGATCGGCGGGATACTGTTCAGCTTTGTGCATGCACCGTGGGATGTCGTCGGCATATGGGATGCCCAAACCGTAATCGCCTCAGCCTTCGCCATTATCGGCGGCACGCTGATTGCGTTTCTGGTTTACATTCAGGCGACAAAACTCATCGGCGCCCGTACCGCCAGTTTGATGGCCTGTGCCGAGCCTCTGTCAGCTACACTCATTGCGGTATTCTGGTTGAAGGTGCCGTTTGGGGTCTATGACTGGCTCGGCGCGGGCTGCATTATTGCTACCCTTTTGTTGCTGACTTTGCGGACACCTTCAAAAGCTGCGGCCACATCCCCTGCGTAG
- a CDS encoding flagellin translates to MSIRTNRAAMTALQNLNATAAQLAATQNRISTGLKVSSAKDNGAVWAIANYQRSQISSIDVLQTSLNRGKSVIDVAMAAGESISDIFTLMKEKALAASDTSIDTTARAALSEEFMTLAKQVDRISKTSSFNGTSLIANGDNNISVLAGLGGDTMTIRAQDMSLAGLWGSVPGHGAVTLGPITSAADAQKFIDATNFAIKTTSLSLAKMGTDSKMLDRQSTMLYKIQDAMEAGVGNLVDADMAKESVKLQALQTKMQLGIMALSMANRSSQLILELFRR, encoded by the coding sequence ATGTCGATCCGAACCAATAGAGCGGCCATGACGGCGTTGCAGAATTTAAATGCGACGGCGGCTCAGCTTGCGGCGACCCAAAACCGTATATCGACGGGACTTAAGGTTTCCAGCGCCAAGGATAATGGTGCCGTCTGGGCCATAGCCAATTACCAGCGTTCACAGATTTCATCGATTGATGTTCTGCAAACCTCGCTCAATCGCGGCAAGTCGGTCATTGATGTTGCCATGGCCGCGGGCGAGTCGATCTCAGACATTTTCACTCTGATGAAAGAGAAGGCGCTGGCGGCATCGGATACATCGATTGATACGACTGCACGGGCGGCTCTGTCAGAAGAGTTCATGACTCTGGCCAAGCAGGTAGATCGCATCTCTAAAACGTCTTCGTTTAATGGCACAAGTCTGATAGCGAACGGCGATAACAATATCAGTGTGCTGGCGGGACTTGGCGGCGACACTATGACTATTCGCGCTCAGGATATGTCTCTGGCAGGCCTATGGGGCAGCGTGCCAGGGCACGGAGCGGTGACGCTTGGGCCGATCACATCGGCAGCCGATGCGCAAAAATTCATCGACGCCACCAACTTTGCGATTAAGACCACCAGCCTAAGTCTGGCAAAAATGGGTACGGATTCAAAGATGCTGGATCGGCAATCGACCATGCTCTATAAAATTCAGGACGCCATGGAAGCCGGTGTTGGCAATCTGGTCGATGCCGATATGGCCAAGGAAAGCGTCAAGTTACAGGCACTCCAGACTAAAATGCAGTTGGGGATCATGGCGTTGTCGATGGCTAACCGAAGCTCACAGTTGATCCTTGAGCTTTTCCGGCGCTAA